The following proteins come from a genomic window of Streptomyces sp. NBC_01716:
- a CDS encoding hydantoinase/oxoprolinase family protein, with the protein MALHVGIDVGGTFTDAVAVLDGRAVRGKAFSTKDVTTGILGALAVLQERAGLSEEEFYPAVDRFVLGNTIVTNAVDEQKYATVALLTTQGFRDTMRIARSARTDERDPHKMLSPPDIVERGRVFEVAERVDAHGEILVPLRDDVIAAAVEAALATDAEAIAVCLLWSFRNPAHEQAIGAYLRENHPGVPFTLSSSLTPVYREYERMVTTALDAAVKPLVASHFDHLAEELGARGLRTRVQIMQVHGGFLSVEETNKAPISMFNSGPVGGVTGARLLGKQLGRRRVLTADMGGTSLDAAAIMDDEFRLLSRAEIGGLPTSLTVVDIETIGAGGGSSAWVDGRGLLRVGPHSAGSTPGPACYGKGGTTPTVTDAALVLGLINPDYYLGGAVELYEDLAREALREHVGEPLGLTEDAAAEGVYRLATSQMTNALRKITVNRGHDPREFTLVGFGGACGLFAASIAAEIGVTEIVIPRNAAVFSAYGLMHADSVFSAVRTSPWTMHQPAADLDGEFRALEQRAQAWFEAEGIPEDRRELHREADMKFVGQIFEVTTRLKGGTFTEADKDELRARFIADYQSEFGAGTAWTETDILLVNSRVRAVGRSDVQEVGQVQQAVGDDEKHVLLRRGIVEPATGTRTDVDVHRGFAALGRANGPCLLEEPDTTVYVPTGATVELTGAGDFLVRLDSSV; encoded by the coding sequence ATGGCACTTCATGTGGGTATCGACGTCGGTGGCACGTTCACCGACGCGGTCGCGGTCCTCGACGGGCGCGCGGTCCGCGGGAAGGCGTTCTCGACCAAGGACGTCACCACCGGCATCCTGGGCGCGCTGGCCGTGCTCCAGGAGCGTGCGGGCCTGTCCGAGGAGGAGTTCTACCCGGCCGTCGACCGGTTCGTCCTCGGGAACACGATCGTCACCAACGCCGTGGACGAGCAGAAGTACGCCACGGTGGCCCTGCTCACGACCCAGGGGTTCCGCGACACGATGCGGATCGCCCGGTCCGCGCGGACCGACGAGCGCGACCCGCACAAGATGCTGTCGCCGCCCGACATCGTCGAGCGAGGGCGCGTCTTCGAGGTCGCCGAACGCGTCGACGCGCACGGTGAGATCCTCGTACCCCTGCGCGACGACGTGATCGCCGCCGCGGTGGAGGCCGCGCTCGCCACGGATGCCGAGGCCATCGCCGTCTGTCTGCTGTGGTCGTTCCGCAACCCCGCCCACGAGCAGGCCATCGGCGCATACCTGCGGGAGAACCACCCCGGCGTCCCGTTCACCCTCTCCAGCAGCCTGACACCGGTCTACCGGGAGTACGAGCGCATGGTCACCACGGCCCTCGACGCCGCGGTCAAGCCGCTCGTCGCCTCGCACTTCGATCACCTCGCCGAAGAACTGGGCGCCCGGGGCCTGCGTACCCGGGTGCAGATCATGCAGGTCCACGGCGGGTTCCTGTCGGTCGAGGAGACGAACAAGGCGCCGATCTCCATGTTCAACTCCGGCCCGGTCGGCGGTGTGACAGGCGCCCGGCTGCTCGGGAAGCAACTGGGCAGGCGCCGGGTGCTGACCGCCGACATGGGCGGCACCAGCCTGGACGCCGCCGCGATCATGGACGACGAGTTCCGGCTGCTTTCCCGGGCCGAGATCGGCGGACTGCCGACGAGTCTGACCGTCGTCGACATCGAGACGATCGGCGCCGGCGGCGGCAGCTCCGCCTGGGTGGACGGTCGCGGACTCCTCCGGGTCGGCCCGCACAGCGCGGGCTCCACCCCCGGGCCCGCCTGTTACGGCAAGGGCGGGACCACCCCGACGGTCACCGACGCCGCGCTCGTGCTCGGCCTCATCAACCCCGACTACTACCTCGGCGGGGCCGTCGAGCTGTACGAGGACCTCGCCCGCGAGGCGCTGCGCGAGCACGTCGGTGAGCCGCTCGGGCTGACCGAGGACGCCGCGGCCGAGGGCGTGTACCGCCTCGCCACCTCGCAGATGACCAACGCGCTGCGCAAGATCACCGTCAACCGCGGCCATGACCCGCGGGAGTTCACCCTCGTCGGTTTCGGCGGCGCCTGCGGACTGTTCGCCGCGAGCATCGCCGCCGAGATCGGCGTGACCGAGATCGTCATCCCCCGCAACGCCGCGGTGTTCTCGGCCTACGGGCTCATGCACGCCGATTCCGTCTTCTCCGCCGTGCGGACCAGCCCCTGGACGATGCACCAGCCGGCCGCCGATCTCGACGGCGAGTTCCGTGCCCTGGAGCAGCGCGCGCAGGCGTGGTTCGAGGCCGAGGGCATCCCCGAGGACCGGCGCGAACTCCACCGCGAGGCCGACATGAAGTTCGTCGGCCAGATCTTCGAGGTCACCACGCGGCTCAAGGGCGGGACCTTCACCGAGGCCGACAAGGATGAACTGCGCGCGCGGTTCATCGCCGACTACCAGAGCGAGTTCGGGGCCGGCACCGCCTGGACCGAGACCGACATCCTGCTGGTCAACTCCAGGGTGCGGGCGGTCGGCCGCAGTGACGTCCAAGAGGTCGGCCAGGTCCAGCAGGCGGTCGGTGACGACGAGAAGCACGTACTGCTGCGCCGCGGCATCGTCGAACCGGCGACGGGGACACGTACCGACGTGGACGTGCACCGCGGGTTCGCCGCCCTGGGCCGGGCGAATGGACCGTGCCTGCTTGAGGAGCCCGACACCACCGTCTACGTCCCCACGGGCGCCACGGTGGAACTGACCGGTGCCGGGGACTTCCTCGTCCGGCTCGACTCGTCCGTCTGA
- a CDS encoding hydroxymethylglutaryl-CoA lyase has product MTSKNTSSTNPLPRVAPQQGMPERVRVYEVGPRDGLQAEPVRVPTAVKTEFVRRLADAGLTTIEATSFVSPRWIPQLDDAHELLTAVGPLDGVRLPVLVPNDRGLDRALAAGAREIAVFASATESFAKNNLGRDVEGVLAMFEPVVRRARSADLPVRGYVSMCFGDPWEGDVDPRRVVSVARRLLDMGCTSLSLGDTIGTGTPGHVLELLDAVRGAGIASELIALHFHDTYGQALANVHAALTAGITEFDSSAGGIGGCPYAKSATGNLATEDLLWMLRGLGIPTGVDLTALAATSRWMAGHLGRPSPSRVVTALAGATS; this is encoded by the coding sequence ATGACATCGAAGAACACATCGTCCACGAACCCGCTGCCCCGCGTCGCACCCCAGCAAGGAATGCCCGAACGGGTCCGCGTCTACGAGGTGGGTCCCCGCGACGGTCTCCAGGCCGAACCCGTCCGCGTCCCCACGGCCGTCAAGACCGAGTTCGTCCGGCGGCTCGCCGACGCGGGGCTGACCACCATCGAGGCCACCAGCTTCGTCTCCCCCCGCTGGATACCGCAGCTCGACGACGCGCACGAGCTGCTCACCGCCGTGGGCCCCCTCGACGGCGTCCGCCTCCCCGTACTCGTTCCCAACGACCGCGGTCTGGACCGGGCGCTGGCCGCCGGTGCCCGGGAGATCGCCGTCTTCGCCAGTGCTACCGAGTCCTTCGCGAAGAACAACCTGGGGCGGGACGTGGAGGGGGTGCTGGCGATGTTCGAGCCCGTCGTGCGCCGGGCCCGTTCCGCGGACCTGCCGGTACGCGGCTACGTGTCGATGTGCTTCGGCGACCCCTGGGAGGGCGATGTGGACCCCCGCCGGGTCGTATCGGTCGCCCGGAGGCTGCTCGACATGGGCTGCACGTCCCTGTCGCTGGGGGACACCATCGGTACCGGCACGCCCGGCCATGTCCTGGAACTCCTGGACGCGGTACGGGGAGCGGGTATCGCGTCGGAGCTGATCGCCCTCCACTTCCACGACACCTACGGGCAGGCGCTCGCCAACGTGCATGCCGCGCTGACCGCGGGCATCACCGAGTTCGACAGCTCCGCCGGCGGCATCGGCGGCTGCCCCTACGCCAAGAGCGCCACGGGCAACCTGGCCACGGAAGACCTGCTGTGGATGCTGCGGGGACTCGGCATCCCCACCGGAGTCGATCTGACCGCCCTCGCCGCCACCAGCCGCTGGATGGCCGGTCACCTCGGCCGCCCGAGCCCTTCCCGCGTCGTCACGGCCCTGGCCGGCGCGACGAGCTGA
- a CDS encoding ATP-binding protein, whose protein sequence is MIIEQSPRSLFVRHGDAVLGKRSAVCSMVAETRAVPALRAFARDMATQWGAPEETVDALRVIATELVTNTVLHSGSPEVTLLLTVDDHTATVEVKDTGRWRMESGAAGTPEERVCGRGLHMVHAYSTACRVERTARGTAVRAELRMSRPPPDSVPAPSPAATARLQPAMAV, encoded by the coding sequence ATGATCATTGAACAGTCACCCCGCTCCCTCTTCGTCCGGCACGGCGACGCCGTGCTCGGGAAGCGGTCCGCGGTGTGCTCCATGGTCGCGGAAACCCGTGCGGTCCCCGCTCTGCGAGCCTTCGCCCGTGACATGGCGACGCAGTGGGGGGCACCCGAGGAGACGGTCGACGCCCTGCGCGTGATCGCCACGGAGCTGGTGACCAATACCGTGCTGCACAGCGGAAGCCCCGAGGTGACCCTGCTGCTGACGGTCGACGATCACACGGCCACCGTCGAGGTCAAGGACACCGGCAGGTGGCGGATGGAGAGCGGTGCCGCCGGGACACCCGAGGAGAGGGTGTGCGGCCGGGGACTCCATATGGTCCACGCCTACTCCACGGCCTGCCGGGTGGAGCGGACCGCGCGGGGCACGGCCGTGCGTGCTGAACTGCGGATGTCGCGGCCCCCTCCCGACAGCGTTCCCGCGCCATCCCCGGCAGCCACCGCCCGCCTACAGCCCGCTATGGCGGTCTAG
- a CDS encoding CaiB/BaiF CoA transferase family protein, whose amino-acid sequence MELNGGAGPDGGGAGLDAILPGGPSRGALRGVVVLDITRVVAGPFCSMLLADLGATVIKIENPKDPDYARAFPPLLTSPEGEAFSAFFAQYNRNKLGMTLDLSQPEGKDLLRELATHADVLVENFRGGTMDKLGVGYQELRKVNPRLIYTAISGYGQTGPYRRKPAYDNSAQATGGLWSMNGFPDRPPVRVGTIIGDLSATLYAVIGTLAALRHVEQTGEGQLVDISQQDSVLSLTENAVVSHTVEGKVPTPLGNEHPFVKPYELYPCKDGFVFFGGYTDKFWRLTCEMFGEPGLAADPEIDTMAKRFTPEVYERRVRPLLHRWFADRTKTELEELAGDLVPLSAIKDIGEVIADPQIQARDMVVDVEYPDFGRLRMVGSPVKLDVTPADPRGLAPRVGQHTDQLLRAFAGLSDERIRALREAGVV is encoded by the coding sequence ATGGAGCTCAACGGTGGTGCCGGCCCCGACGGGGGTGGGGCCGGCCTCGACGCCATCCTGCCGGGCGGTCCCTCGCGGGGGGCGCTGCGCGGTGTCGTCGTCCTCGACATCACCCGGGTGGTCGCGGGGCCGTTCTGCTCGATGCTGCTCGCGGATCTCGGAGCGACGGTCATCAAGATCGAGAATCCCAAGGACCCGGACTACGCCCGCGCGTTCCCCCCGCTGCTGACGTCGCCGGAAGGCGAGGCGTTCAGCGCGTTCTTCGCGCAGTACAACCGGAACAAGCTCGGCATGACGCTGGACCTGTCCCAGCCCGAGGGCAAGGACCTGCTGCGCGAGCTCGCCACCCACGCGGACGTCCTGGTCGAGAACTTCCGCGGCGGCACCATGGACAAGCTGGGCGTCGGCTACCAGGAGCTGCGGAAGGTCAACCCGCGGCTGATCTACACGGCGATCTCCGGCTACGGCCAGACCGGCCCGTACCGGCGCAAACCCGCGTACGACAACAGCGCGCAGGCCACCGGCGGGCTGTGGTCGATGAACGGTTTCCCCGACCGCCCGCCGGTCCGGGTCGGCACCATCATCGGCGACTTGTCGGCCACGCTCTACGCCGTCATCGGCACACTCGCCGCGCTGCGGCACGTCGAGCAGACCGGTGAAGGTCAGCTGGTCGACATCTCCCAGCAGGACTCGGTGCTCAGCCTGACCGAGAACGCGGTCGTCTCGCACACGGTCGAGGGCAAGGTGCCGACTCCGCTCGGCAACGAGCATCCGTTCGTCAAGCCCTACGAGCTCTACCCGTGCAAGGACGGCTTCGTCTTCTTCGGCGGCTACACCGACAAGTTCTGGCGGCTGACCTGCGAGATGTTCGGCGAGCCGGGACTCGCGGCCGACCCGGAGATCGACACCATGGCCAAGCGGTTCACGCCCGAGGTCTACGAGCGCCGCGTGCGGCCCCTGCTGCACAGGTGGTTCGCCGACCGGACGAAGACCGAACTCGAAGAACTCGCCGGCGACCTCGTCCCGCTGAGCGCGATCAAGGACATCGGGGAGGTCATCGCGGATCCTCAGATCCAGGCCCGTGACATGGTCGTCGACGTCGAGTACCCCGACTTCGGCCGGCTCCGTATGGTCGGCTCGCCGGTCAAGCTGGACGTCACACCGGCCGACCCCCGGGGACTCGCTCCCCGGGTCGGCCAGCACACCGACCAGTTGCTCAGGGCCTTCGCGGGTCTCTCCGACGAACGTATCCGCGCTCTGCGCGAGGCGGGAGTGGTCTGA
- a CDS encoding hydroxymethylglutaryl-CoA reductase, degradative: protein MAVNSRLSGMKDLPIGERRARIARSTSVEPERLEVLDPEQGLTLEQADHMIENAIGVFGVPLGVATNFTVNGRDYLIPMATEEPSVIAAASNAARIARVNGGFTTSTTEPLMRAQIQILDVADPHTARLRLFEARDELMALADKQDPQLSRIGGGVRDVDVHLVDAPAATYVVLHLIVDVRDAMGANAVNTMAEAVAGRAGEIAQGRALLRILSNKADLRLCRARAVFDADALGGPEVVDDIVHAAALAEADPYRAATHNKGIMNGVVAVVLATGNDTRAVEAGSHSHAVDRNGRYTALSHFEKDSDGNLTGVLELPMAVGLVGGATKVHPVARAAVALLGVDTARELGEVITAVGLAQNLAAVRALAAEGIQRGHMSLHARNVAVTAGATPEELPVVVARLITDRAVRGDHAEKILAELRDKA from the coding sequence ATGGCAGTCAACAGTCGCCTGTCCGGAATGAAGGACTTGCCGATCGGCGAGCGCCGCGCCCGAATCGCGCGGAGCACCTCGGTCGAGCCGGAGCGGCTGGAGGTGCTCGATCCCGAGCAGGGCCTCACTCTTGAGCAGGCCGACCACATGATCGAGAACGCCATCGGTGTCTTCGGCGTCCCGCTGGGCGTGGCGACCAACTTCACCGTCAACGGCCGCGACTATCTGATCCCCATGGCCACCGAGGAGCCGTCGGTGATCGCCGCGGCCAGCAACGCCGCCCGCATCGCCCGCGTCAACGGCGGTTTCACCACCTCGACCACGGAACCGCTCATGCGGGCCCAGATCCAGATCCTCGACGTCGCCGATCCGCACACCGCCCGGCTGCGGCTGTTCGAAGCCCGTGACGAGCTGATGGCGCTGGCCGACAAGCAGGATCCCCAGCTCAGCCGCATCGGCGGCGGCGTCCGGGATGTGGACGTACATCTGGTCGACGCTCCCGCCGCCACCTATGTGGTGCTGCACCTGATCGTGGACGTACGCGACGCGATGGGCGCCAACGCCGTGAACACCATGGCCGAGGCGGTCGCCGGGCGGGCCGGCGAGATCGCCCAGGGCCGTGCGCTGCTGCGGATCCTCAGCAACAAGGCCGACCTGCGCCTGTGCCGGGCGCGTGCCGTGTTCGACGCCGACGCGCTCGGCGGGCCCGAGGTGGTCGACGACATCGTGCACGCCGCCGCGCTGGCCGAGGCGGACCCCTACCGCGCCGCCACCCACAACAAGGGGATCATGAACGGCGTCGTCGCCGTGGTCCTGGCCACCGGCAACGACACCCGGGCCGTCGAGGCCGGATCCCACTCCCACGCCGTCGACCGGAACGGCAGGTACACAGCCCTGTCGCACTTCGAGAAGGACTCCGACGGCAACCTGACGGGTGTACTGGAGCTGCCGATGGCGGTCGGCCTCGTCGGCGGGGCCACCAAGGTGCACCCGGTCGCGCGGGCCGCCGTGGCCCTGCTCGGCGTCGACACGGCCCGCGAGCTCGGTGAGGTCATCACCGCTGTCGGCCTGGCACAGAACCTCGCCGCCGTACGGGCCCTGGCCGCCGAGGGCATCCAGCGCGGCCACATGTCGCTGCACGCCCGCAATGTCGCCGTCACCGCCGGCGCCACCCCCGAGGAACTGCCGGTCGTGGTCGCCCGGCTGATCACCGACCGCGCCGTACGGGGAGACCACGCAGAGAAGATCCTCGCCGAGCTGCGCGACAAGGCCTGA
- a CDS encoding hydantoinase B/oxoprolinase family protein: MTVSATGLPAGYDPVTLEVIRMRLDSIVEEMGIAMIRSSGSPVITEAGDFNTALFDPTGRIYAYSDYVQFHIGSGSVAVQNLVREIAGEPLAPGDAFISNDPHTAGASHPPDTNVISPIFHGSELIGWAQSQAHLLDVGGMTPGGFAPDAFDCYSEALRLPPGVKIFDKGEPVEWVRRILLNNVRVPALFWNDVRSLVASNNTGIQRLLATVGEFGIDEFREYTRLSFELAEQVVRDRVAKIPDGTYTAEEWTEHNGHVDELYRVACTMTKQGEQVTFDFTGSSEQTDGFVNCSYGALVGSVATAVVPILAWDVPFNEGVMTAFEVVAEPGSIVNPTPPAPISNGHLTTGARVSRLVTKLMNDACRGSADDTVRGRAQGVWADSWTGGISAGTSDDGEYFVLFNMDGGGMGAGAQPDTDGLDCAGMMTQVNNMLPDVEMNEMLYPVLYLWKRLNIASAGHGAHRGGLGLEFAWTLRGASSVTQTVFAPSAQVVADGYGGGLPGGGSGHRILRGTNIDGLLAAGTVPTDDSLTSDEQDLLAINQSSVPVSAGDVFVQWIAGGGGYGDPLLRDPLLVAKDVRDGYVTDHAASAVYGVVLAAGAVDTHATEHTRKAMRATRIGGEPAASVAADAPAGASAPRRTADGWYCPASGARVSTKEDWREDAVVTTRVAADRLGEFGVRVRPRESGQRVLIDEFYSPRCGTLLDARIRVEAAVAG; the protein is encoded by the coding sequence ATGACCGTATCCGCAACCGGCCTCCCCGCCGGGTACGACCCCGTCACGCTCGAAGTCATCCGCATGCGCCTGGACTCCATCGTCGAGGAGATGGGCATCGCGATGATCCGTTCGTCCGGCTCTCCGGTGATCACCGAGGCCGGCGACTTCAACACCGCGCTCTTCGACCCGACCGGCCGTATCTACGCCTACTCCGACTACGTCCAGTTCCACATCGGCTCCGGCAGCGTCGCGGTCCAGAACCTGGTCAGGGAGATCGCGGGCGAGCCCCTCGCGCCCGGCGACGCCTTCATCTCCAACGACCCGCACACCGCCGGCGCGAGCCACCCGCCGGACACGAACGTGATCTCGCCGATCTTCCACGGTTCCGAGCTCATCGGCTGGGCTCAGTCCCAGGCCCACCTCCTCGACGTCGGCGGGATGACACCGGGCGGCTTCGCCCCCGACGCCTTCGACTGTTACAGCGAGGCGCTCCGCCTCCCGCCGGGGGTGAAGATCTTCGACAAGGGCGAGCCCGTCGAATGGGTGCGCCGCATCCTGCTCAACAACGTGCGGGTGCCCGCGCTGTTCTGGAACGACGTGCGCTCCCTGGTGGCCAGCAACAACACCGGGATCCAGCGGCTGCTCGCCACCGTCGGGGAGTTCGGGATCGACGAGTTCCGTGAGTACACCCGGCTCAGCTTCGAACTGGCGGAGCAGGTGGTCCGTGACCGCGTCGCGAAGATCCCCGACGGTACGTACACGGCCGAGGAGTGGACCGAGCACAACGGCCATGTCGACGAGCTGTACCGCGTCGCCTGCACCATGACCAAGCAGGGCGAGCAGGTCACCTTCGACTTCACCGGATCCAGCGAGCAGACCGACGGCTTCGTCAACTGCAGTTACGGGGCACTCGTCGGGAGCGTCGCCACCGCGGTCGTCCCCATCCTCGCCTGGGACGTGCCGTTCAACGAGGGCGTCATGACCGCCTTCGAGGTCGTCGCCGAGCCCGGCTCCATCGTCAACCCCACACCTCCGGCGCCGATCAGCAACGGGCACCTGACGACCGGCGCCCGCGTCAGCCGGCTGGTCACCAAACTGATGAACGACGCCTGCCGGGGCAGCGCCGACGACACCGTCCGGGGCCGCGCCCAGGGCGTGTGGGCCGACTCGTGGACCGGCGGAATCTCGGCCGGCACCTCGGACGACGGCGAGTACTTCGTGCTGTTCAACATGGACGGCGGAGGGATGGGGGCGGGCGCGCAGCCGGACACCGACGGCCTCGACTGCGCCGGGATGATGACACAGGTCAACAACATGCTCCCGGACGTCGAGATGAACGAGATGCTCTATCCCGTCCTCTACCTGTGGAAGCGGCTCAACATCGCCAGCGCCGGACACGGGGCCCACCGCGGCGGACTGGGACTGGAGTTCGCCTGGACCCTGCGCGGCGCGTCATCGGTCACCCAGACCGTGTTCGCCCCCAGCGCCCAGGTGGTCGCCGACGGGTACGGCGGCGGGCTCCCCGGCGGGGGCAGCGGGCACCGGATCCTGCGCGGGACCAACATCGACGGTCTGCTCGCCGCGGGCACGGTGCCCACCGACGACAGCCTGACATCCGATGAGCAGGACCTGCTGGCCATCAACCAGTCCTCGGTACCGGTCTCGGCCGGCGATGTCTTCGTCCAGTGGATCGCCGGGGGCGGCGGGTACGGAGATCCCCTCCTGCGTGACCCGCTGCTCGTCGCCAAGGACGTCCGGGACGGGTACGTCACCGACCACGCGGCGTCCGCCGTCTACGGCGTGGTGCTCGCCGCCGGCGCCGTGGACACCCACGCGACCGAGCACACGCGCAAGGCGATGCGCGCCACCCGGATCGGCGGGGAACCTGCCGCGTCGGTCGCCGCCGACGCGCCCGCCGGTGCGTCCGCGCCCCGCCGTACCGCGGACGGCTGGTACTGCCCGGCCAGCGGTGCTCGCGTCAGCACGAAGGAGGACTGGCGGGAGGACGCCGTCGTCACCACGCGGGTCGCCGCCGATCGGCTGGGCGAGTTCGGCGTCCGGGTACGGCCCCGGGAGAGCGGGCAGCGTGTGCTCATCGACGAGTTCTACAGCCCGCGCTGCGGCACGCTGCTGGACGCACGTATCCGGGTCGAAGCCGCCGTGGCCGGCTGA
- a CDS encoding enoyl-CoA hydratase/isomerase family protein → MGGVTLDRDGPVALIRFDRPEKLNSLTLAMYEELGAAFDEVRDDDSIAVAVLTGRGDRAFCVGADLTESIPALAEGRFDISRWDKAHQKHTTLFKPVIAAVNGLCLGGGFEIMLSTDLRIAADTAEFGLPESGVGVVPAGGTLTRLTRQIPYVWAMELMLLGDRIPAATALRYGLLNAVVPADQLLDAAMDRAHRLTARSGTALETIKESVLRLGDLPQDQAFHSEALYGQRAFTAPDAHEGLAAFAERRRPEFPSRRNAGKRTT, encoded by the coding sequence ATGGGCGGCGTCACGCTCGACCGCGACGGGCCTGTCGCGCTCATCCGGTTCGACCGGCCGGAGAAGCTGAACTCGCTGACCCTGGCGATGTACGAGGAGCTGGGTGCGGCTTTCGACGAGGTCCGCGACGATGATTCGATCGCCGTCGCGGTCCTCACCGGCAGGGGCGACCGGGCCTTCTGCGTCGGCGCCGATCTCACCGAGTCCATCCCCGCGCTCGCCGAGGGGCGGTTCGACATCTCCCGGTGGGACAAGGCGCACCAGAAGCACACCACCCTGTTCAAGCCGGTGATCGCGGCGGTCAACGGGCTCTGTCTCGGCGGCGGGTTCGAGATCATGCTCTCCACGGACCTGCGGATCGCCGCCGACACCGCCGAGTTCGGGCTCCCCGAGAGCGGCGTCGGAGTCGTTCCGGCGGGCGGCACCCTGACCCGGCTGACCAGACAGATCCCCTATGTCTGGGCCATGGAGCTGATGCTGCTCGGCGACCGGATCCCCGCGGCCACCGCCCTGAGGTACGGCCTGCTCAACGCCGTTGTGCCCGCCGACCAGTTGCTCGACGCGGCGATGGACCGGGCGCACCGCCTCACCGCCCGCAGTGGCACCGCCCTGGAGACGATCAAGGAGTCGGTGCTCCGCCTCGGGGACCTTCCGCAGGATCAGGCGTTCCACTCCGAGGCGCTGTACGGGCAGCGGGCGTTCACCGCCCCGGACGCCCATGAGGGGCTGGCCGCGTTCGCCGAGCGCCGGCGACCCGAGTTCCCCTCCCGCCGGAACGCCGGCAAGCGCACCACATAA